From a single Trachemys scripta elegans isolate TJP31775 chromosome 17, CAS_Tse_1.0, whole genome shotgun sequence genomic region:
- the CAMSAP1 gene encoding calmodulin-regulated spectrin-associated protein 1 isoform X1: protein MVDVDVCAIGDSTRRKMDALTDSAVEIVPLELYDSARAKIAANLQWICAKAYGIDNIPEELKDPFYIDQYEQEHIKPPVIKLLLSSELYCRVCSLILKGDQVAALQGHQSVIQALSRKGIYVMESDDTPVSESDLACAPIKMSSHMAMIDALMMAYTVEMISIEKVVASVKRFSTFSASKELPYDLEDAMVFWINKVNLKMREITEKEVKLKQQLLESPGHQKSPSKWYWKLVPVRYRRDHLSSRQLPYFPLLEDLMKDGSDGAALLAVIHYYCPEQMKLDDICLKEVTSIADSLYNIQLLREFSNEYLNKCFYLTLEDMLYAPLVLKPNVMVFIAELFWWFENVKPDFVQPRDIQEIKDAKTVLQQKSSRPPVPISNATKRSFMASPASTSPADLQPSIQLPPEACNRYYLHPEESDYLGKGSPAFSPSHPLLPLRQKQQKSLQGEDSSGHRHRSNSLTRVDGQPRGSVLAWPEKKPRPLSQPTPFALHHATSSDVDPGSGDSISLARSISKDSLASNIVNLTPKHQSHPSSIKTNGKSLLNNVEIEDEDEELIAIIRSDEIPDRGDLELKSVSSRAPSLVATAWSSKTQSEAIESKPDSFYLEPLMPAVLKPAKEKQMINKEDECGEGKQRGFITKRLNEGHLPMVRKKANSSHGDHDINRTFTPISSSDFTAVAGPCTADSLTLSEAGLETPSPLASSSLDPSSQEQSTGGFFLHTAKVDEDVTSKVNVSYVKNTNPHVPSTTWTMMRQDSDSDLDAEVAEQDLVVVDDHPVVTKYIGEEESAKLQEDMKVKEHEDKDDASGRSSPCLSTISQVSSVSMTSGSVRMTNFAERKLQRLNSYETKSSTSSSQKTTPDGSESCPAPLTTWKQKREQSPTRQNKDNVNLLASELVQLHMQLEEKRRAIEAQKKKMEALSARQRLKLGKAAFLHVVKKGKAVDVPQPLKPEHLAKEYSRNSGEDLDEVSLSSKSEEFLVREEEREEMLYDSQEVTKVKMQENIAFVELHKPKESAAMHEIEKSKIISAALLEDNGTEVVDINECDLSIEKLNETISTLQQAILKISHQQELLMKSPTVPSPSTRNNSQDQKVKPSIHFVEPLSPTGMSNLRKPPRLGQGRSPRSGKPVELKVAKDRHQNSTRIKTPTQSVETLPHLRPFPSNNPFRTPTETSFENSPDHGSGSQDKFFFDSYRRHDESNQRACVLSTSKDANIISEMSKDVNSSLKEGLNSSDGSGKENVPVDEPLRSKVNLIEVDLSDLKAPDEEGEIESQDSSTDIINEGDQKSGLGFFFKDEQKAEDELAKKRAAFLLKQQRKAEEARIRKQQLEAEVEQKRDEARRKAEEDRIRKEEEKARRELIKQEYLRKKQQQILEEQGLGKPKSKPKKPRPKSVHREESYSDSGTKCSSTPDNLSSAQSGSSLSLASAATTEPESIHSGGTPSQRVESMESLPILSRNPSRNTERDWENASTASSIASVAEYTGPKLFKEPSSKSNKPIIHNAISHCCLAGKVNEPHKNSILEELEKCDANHYIILFRDAGCQFRALYCYYPDTEEIYKLTGTGPKSINKKMIDKLYKYSSDRKQFNVIPAKTMSVSVDALTIHNYLWQAKRPAVPKKTQTRK, encoded by the exons atgGTGGATGTTGATGTTTGTGCCATTGGAGATAGCACCAGAAGAAAAATGGATGCCCTGACAGATAGTGCGGTTGAGATTGTCCCTTTGGAGCTCTATGATTCAGCCAGAGCAAAAATAGCTGCTAATCTGCAATGGATCTGTGCTAAAGCCTATGGAATAG ATAATATCCCAGAAGAGCTGAAGGACCCATTTTACATAGACCAGTATGAGCAAGAACATATTAAACCACCTGTCATCAAGCTGTTGCTGTCCAGTGAGCTATACTGTCGTGTCTGTAGCCTCATTCTAAAAGGGGATCAGGTGGCTGCTCTGCAGGGACACCAGTCAGTGATTCAGGCTCTGTCTCGGAAAGGGATTTACGTCATGGAGAGTGATGATACCCCTGTCTCTGAATCTGATCTCGCCTGTGCACCAATCAAAATG AGTTCTCATATGGCAATGATTGATGCTCTAATGATGGCATACACTGTAGAAATGATCAGCATTGAAAAGGTGGTTGCTAGTGTCAAACGTTTTTCTACGTTCAGTGCCTCAAAAGAACTACCCTATGATCTGGAAGATGCAATGGTTTTCTGGATTAATAAG GTGAACCTTAAAATGAGAGAGATAACAGAGAAAGAGGTCAAATTAAAACAGCAATTACTGGAAAGCCCAGGTCACCAAaag TCTCCTTCCAAATGGTATTGGAAATTAGTACCT gtgcgtTATCGACGAGACCATCTTTCAAGCAGGCAATTACCTTATTTCCCATTACTTGAAGACCTGATGAAGGATGGCAGTGATGGTGCTGCTCTTCTAGCTGTGATACACTATTATTGCCCAGAACAAATGAAGCTGGATG ATATCTGTTTGAAGGAGGTAACCTCAATTGCAGACAGCCTCTATAATATTCAGCTTCTGAGAGAATTCTCAAATGAATATCTAAACAAATGTTTTTACCTTACATTGGAGGACATGCTATATGCTCCTTTAGTTCTGAAG cctaatGTTATGGTTTTCATTGCGGAACTATTCTGGTGGTTTGAGAATGTCAAGCCAGACTTTGTACAGCCCAGGGACATTCAAGAAATAAAAGATG CTAAAACAGTGTTGCAGCAGAAGAGCAGTCGTCCACCTGTTCCTATTTCCAATGCAACTAAACGAAGTTTCATGGCTAGTCCGGCTAGTACAAGTCCAGCAGACCTGCAGCCTTCAATTCAGCTACCCCCAGAAGCTTGCAACAGGTATTACCTGCACCCTGAAGAATCTGACTATCT tgGCAAAGGAAGCCCTGCCTTTAGCCCATCCCATCCATTACTGCCTTTGAGACAGAAGCAACAGAAATCATTGCAAGGGGAGGATAGCTCCG gTCATCGACATCGTTCTAATTCTTTGACACGAGTTGATGGGCAGCCACGAGGTTCAGTTCTTGCATGGCCAGAGAAAAAACCCAG GCCTCTGTCTCAGCCAACACCGTTTGCTCTTCATCATGCCACAAGTAGCGATGTGGACCCTGGATCTGGTGATAGCATTAGCCTGGCTAGATCAATCAGTAAAGACAGCCTAGCTTCAAATATTGTCAATCTAACTCCAAAACACCAGTCTCATCCTTCATCAATTAAAACGAATGGAAAAAGCTTACTGAACAATGTTGAAATTGAGGATGAAGATGAAGAACTTATTGCAATAATCAGATCTGATGAAATACCAGACCGGGGTGACCTCGAACTGAAGAGTGTATCATCCAGGGCACCTAGCCTAGTTGCAACCGCATGGTCTTCAAAAACACAAAGTGAGGCCATAGAAAGCAAACCAGATAGTTTTTACTTAGAACCTTTAATGCCTGCAGTCCTAAAAccagcaaaggaaaaacaaatgatcAATAAAGAGGATGAGTGTGGCGAGGGGAAACAAAGGGGCTTCATAACAAAAAGGCTAAATGAGGGGCACCTCCCTATGGTCCGTAAAAAAGCAAATAGCAGTCATGGTGATCATGATATCAATAGGACTTTTACTCCAATTTCTAGTTCTGATTTCACGGCAGTTGCAGGTCCCTGTACTGCAGATTCATTGACACTCTCCGAGGCAGGATTAGAAACTCCTAGTCCATTAGCTAGTAGCAGTTTAGATCCTTCATCTCAGGAGCAATCCACTGGAGGATTCTTCCTTCATACTGCCAAAGTTGATGAAGATGTAACAAGCAAAGTCAATGTCAGCTATGTGAAAAATACTAACCCACATGTTCCCAGTACCACATGGACTATGATGAGACAAGATTCTGATTCAGATCTCGATGCAGAGGTGGCTGAACAAGATTTGGTGGTGGTAGATGACCATCCAGTAGTCACTAAATACATAGGTGAAGAGGAATCAGCAAAGTTACAAGAGGATATGAAGGTAAAGGAACACGAAGATAAGGATGATGCCAGTGGACGTTCAAGTCCATGTCTGAGTACAATTTCTCAAGTTAGCAGTGTGTCCATGACTAGTGGGAGTGTCAGAATGACTAACTTTGCAGAACGGAAGCTCCAAAGACTTAATAGCTATGAAACAAAGTCCAGTACAAGTAGTTCCCAAAAGACCACACCAGATGGGTCAGAGAGCTGCCCAGCACCATTAACGACTTGGAAACAAAAGCGAGAGCAAAGCCCCACCagacaaaataaagataatgtCAATCTTTTGGCTTCTgaactggtgcagctccacaTGCAGTTGGAGGAGAAGCGAAGAGCAATAGaagctcaaaagaaaaaaatggaggcTTTGTCTGCTAGGCAGCGACTAAAGCTGGGTAAGGCAGCTTTTTTGCATGTTGTTAAAAAAGGGAAAGCTGTTGATGTTCCACAACCGCTTAAACCAGAACACTTAGCAAAAGAATACTCTCGGAACAGTGGTGAAGATTTAGATGAAGTTTCTTTGAGTTCAAAGTCTGAGGAATTTCTGgtaagagaggaagagagagaagaaatgctTTATGATTCACAAGAAGTAACAAAAGTGAAAATGCAAGAAAACATAGCTTTTGTTGAGCTACACAAACCAAAAGAATCTGCTGCTATGCATGAAATAGAAAAAAGCAAGATTATTTCTGCTGCTCTTCTAGAAGATAATGGGACTGAAGTGGTGGATATCAATGAATGTGATCTTTCCAttgaaaaactaaatgaaacaaTCAGTACACTTCAGCAGGCAATATTAAAGATTTCTCACCAGCAAGAACTTCTTATGAAATCTCCAACGGTACCATCACCAAGTACAAGAAATAACTCACAGGACCAAAAGGTAAAACCATCAATTCATTTTGTTGAACCCCTCTCTCCAACTGGAATGAGCAATCTTCGTAAACCACCTCGACTTGGTCAAGGGCGGAGTCCTCGCTCTGGAAAACCAGTTGAACTGAAAGTTGCTAAAGACAGACATCAAAACTCCACACGTATTAAAACCCCAACACAAAGTGTAGAAACCTTACCACATTTAAgaccatttccatctaataatcCATTCAGGACACCAACAGAAACTAGTTTTGAAAATAGTCCAGATCACGGAAGTGGCTCTCAAGATAAGTTTTTCTTTGATAGCTATAGACGCCATGATGAGAGTAATCAACGGGCATGTGTTCTTTCTACTTCCAAAGATGCAAATATTATCTCTGAAATGAGCAAAGATGTGAATAGCAGCTTAAAAGAGGGATTAAATTCTTCCGATGGCTCAGGAAAAGAAAACGTCCCAGTGGATGAACCACTAAGAAGCAAGGTTAATCTCATAGAAGTAGACCTGTCTGACTTAAAAGCCCCGGATGAAGAAGGAGAAATTGAAAGCCAGGATAGCTCTACAGACATAATTAATGAAGGTGATCAGAAGTCTGGGCTAGGGTTTTTCTTCAAG GATGAACAGAAAGCAGAAGATGAACTAGCAAAAAAGCGCGCAGCATTCCTTTTAAAACAGCAGCGAAAAGCTGAAGAGGCTCGGATCCGAAAACAGCAGCTTGAGGCAGAAGTTGAACAAAAAAGAGACGAAGCCCG TCGCAAAGCTGAAGAGGACCGAATACgtaaagaggaagagaaggccCGAAGAGAACTCATCAAACAAGAATACTTGaggaaaaaacagcagcaaatttTGGAAGAGCAAGGCCTTGGAAAACCCAAATCAAAACCCAAGAAACCTAGGCCCAAATCTGTCCATCGAGAAGAATCATACAGTGATTCAGGAACAAAGTGTTCTTCCACAC CTGATAATCTGAGTAGTGCTCAGTCTGGTTCCAGCCTGTCTTTGGCCTCAGCAGCAACTACTGAACCTGAAAGCATACACTCTGGTGGCACGCCTTCCCAACG AGTAGAGTCAATGGAATCCTTACCAATATTGAGTAGGAATCCAAgcagaaacacagagagagattgGGAAAATGCGTCAACAGCATCTTCAATTGCTTCAGTGGCAGAGTACACAG gtccaaaattatttaaagaaCCCAGCAGCAAGTCAAACAAACCAATTATTCACAACGCTATATCTCATTGCTGTCTTGCTGGAAAAGTGAATGAACCACATAAGAATTCAATATTAGAG